The following coding sequences are from one Oncorhynchus nerka isolate Pitt River linkage group LG6, Oner_Uvic_2.0, whole genome shotgun sequence window:
- the LOC115115985 gene encoding noelin-3-like, whose amino-acid sequence MRVLLSVLYPVLSITVFGIYPSMTIGPKEGWQVYSSAQDTDGRCICTVVAPEQNLCSRDAKGRQLRQLLEKVQNMSQSIEVLNLRTQRDFQYVMKMENQMKGLQTTLRQIEDDRKTIITRNFQELKNKMDELQPLIPVLEQYKTDAQLISSFKEEIRNLSMVLTAIQEEMGAYDYDELYQRVLRLDSRLHNCMGKLTCGKLMKITGPVTIKTSGTRFGAWMTDPQASQRNNRVWYMDSYTNSKIVREYKTMDDFVANVVSRTYNLPFKWEGTGHVAYNGSLYYNKYQSNIIVKYSFETGRVLAQRALEYAGFHNTYPYSWGGYSDIDVMADELGMWVVYATNQNAGNIVIAQMDPDTLEVRKTWNTEYSRRNAGESFMICGTLYITNSHLTGAKVYYAYSTKTSSYEYTDIPFHNQYFHISMLAYNSRERHLYGWNNGHQVLFNVTLFHVIKTQDDS is encoded by the exons ATGCGTGTTCTGTTGAGTGTCCTGTACCCGGTGCTTTCAATCACGGTCTTCGGAATATATCCGTCAATG accatCGGGCCTAAGGAGGGTTGGCAGGTGTACAGCTCAGCCCAGGATACTGACGGGCGGTGTATCTGCACGGTGGTGGCTCCTGAACAGAACCTCTGCTCCAGAGACGCCAAGGGAAGACAGCTCCGCCAGCTACTGGAGAAG GTGcagaacatgtcccagtccattGAGGTGTTGAACCTGAGGACCCAGAGGGACTTCCAGTACGTCATGAAGATGGAGAATCAGATGAAAGGGCTCCAGACCACGCTCAGACAGATAGAAGACGACAGGAAGACCATTATAACCAGGAACTTCCAG GAGCTGAAGAACAAGATGGATGAGCTGCAGCCTCTGATCCCTGTGTTGGAGCAGTACAAGACAGACGCCCAGCTCATCTCCTCCTTTAAAGAGGAGATCAGGAACCTGTCCATGGTGCTCACAGCTATTCAGGAGGAGATGGGGGCATACGACTATGACGAGCTCTACCAGAGGGTCCTCAGACTGGACAGCAGGCTGCACAACTGCATGGGCAAACTCA CATGTGGGAAATTAATGAAAATCACTGGACCTGTAACAATAAAGACATCTGGCACCCGGTTTGGAGCATGGATGACTGACCCACAGGCCTCTCAGAGAAACAACAGG GTCTGGTACATGGACAGCTACACCAACAGTAAGATTGTACGTGAGTACAAGACCATGGACGACTTTGTAGCTAACGTGGTGTCTCGAACCTACAACCTCCCATTTAAATGGGAGGGAACCGGTCACGTGGCGTACAATGGGTCCCTGTATTACAACAAGTACCAGAGCAACATCATCGTGAAGTACAGTTTTGAGACGGGTCGAGTGTTGGCTCAGCGGGCTCTGGAGTACGCCGGCTTCCACAACACCTACCCTTACTCCTGGGGAGGATACTCCGACATCGATGTCATGGCCGACGAACTGGGCATGTGGGTAGTGTACGCAACCAATCAGAACGCGGGAAATATCGTCATCGCCCAGATGGACCCGGACACCCTGGAGGTCCGGAAGACGTGGAACACGGAATATTCCAGACGGAACGCGGGGGAATCCTTTATGATCTGCGGAACACTCTACATCACCAACTCTCACCTGACAGGTGCTAAGGTCTACTACGCGTACTCCACCAAGACCTCCAGCTATGAGTACACAGACATCCCTTTCCACAACCAGTACTTTCACATCTCCATGCTGGCCTATAACTCCAGGGAGAGGCACCTCTATGGCTGGAACAATGGACACCAGGTGCTGTTCAATGTCACTCTGTTCCACGTCATCAAAACCCAAGACGACTCCTAG